In a genomic window of Myotis daubentonii chromosome X, mMyoDau2.1, whole genome shotgun sequence:
- the APLN gene encoding apelin, which translates to MNLRLCVQALLLLWLSLTAVCGGPLPQPSAGKGLEEGNIHHLVQPRASRNGPGPWQGGRRKFRRQRPRLSHKGPMPF; encoded by the exons ATGAATCTGCGACTGTGCGTGCAGGCGCTCCTGCTGCTCTGGCTCTCCCTGACCGCGGTGTGTGGAG GGCCCCTGCCACAGCCTTCTGCCgggaaggggctggaggaaggCAATATTCACCACCTGGTGCAGCCCAGAGCGTCCAGGAATggaccagggccctggcagggAGGTCGGAGAAAATTCCGCCGCCAGCGGCCACGCCTCTCTCATAAGGGCCCCATGCCTTTCTGA